One genomic segment of Cellulophaga sp. HaHaR_3_176 includes these proteins:
- a CDS encoding TonB-dependent receptor has product MKSKLTWILTPLLALMMSFSFAQEKTIAGTVTDQSGLPLPGVSVLVVGTTKGSQTDFDGNYTITATVGQKLRFSYIGQKTVEKLIGASGSISVQLEEDSQSLEEVVVVGYGSRSRELSTSAISTVSTEKIEAFVPSTSIDNILQGQAAGVQVTASNGRPGNTAFVQIRGVGSINAQTTPLYVIDGVPIPIDTERDFNPISNLNPSDIETFSILKDAATVSKYGSRGANGVILITTKKGKSGDAQIKFSSSYGFGEMIPDNYDIMNASQKLELERQYAALGVGAASSLPGATSTPAELARLVSLDTDWREALLRKSVIQSNNFSISGGDEKLTYYMSLGYDKNSGIIDNIDGFERISSRLNTNYQAKDWLNIGMNVSVSRSTTDLPRDRNNVQNPFRAMYSYNPYEPLFLTNNDGSIVTDDQGDQVYNPTSQGFPIALALQTEPEDTRNLLLIGNISAGMTFSDKFSNNFSVGLINNRYNRTSRSISGGVLNSIVGSAAFPGTQTDESIVDFEYNVNNIFTYSDTFNGLHNLSTSFLLEYNENISTDLFASGRGFPSPSIPYLDVAAEPTAVGSTESRRILFSQGLFVDYDYDGKYIVSGSVRRDGSSRFGPDNKFGYFYSGSAAWNISNESFMENSIFNTLKLRASYGTSGNQNIGDFNYLNLLDFANTYNGQTTALPVGVGNPQIQWESQAIFDVGVEFGLFNNRLNGVVDYFKKNSDELLLDRPISNTVGDENNSIFSNIGEIENSGIEVSLSGDVIRTENFKWTLGGNITFIDNKVIALVDGEDIITGTFGDNILRVGEEINSYYAVEYAGVNPANGEPLYYDLDGNITNEYSTSFQQIQEGKSPIANIEGGFYSAFSYKGFGLRTDFVFKGGNYIYNNQLQSGVAIGSINANQRVDAFNYWKQPGDTNVLPSPLFQGEADQTSTRFLEKGDYLRLRTLTLDYNMPRKAFENIGLNSVRFSLSGQNIFTITNFSGDPEVGIGSAESGEPGDVGFVPGSFNLFSYPNTRSFTFGIEVGF; this is encoded by the coding sequence ATGAAATCGAAATTAACATGGATTTTAACGCCCTTGTTGGCGTTAATGATGAGTTTTTCTTTTGCGCAAGAGAAAACAATTGCGGGTACAGTGACAGACCAATCTGGTTTGCCATTACCTGGTGTTTCTGTTCTAGTAGTAGGTACTACTAAAGGATCACAAACAGATTTTGACGGTAATTATACCATAACTGCTACTGTTGGGCAGAAATTAAGGTTTAGTTATATCGGTCAGAAAACAGTAGAAAAATTAATAGGAGCTTCGGGTTCTATTAGTGTTCAATTAGAAGAGGATTCGCAATCTTTAGAAGAGGTTGTTGTTGTTGGTTATGGTTCAAGATCAAGAGAACTTTCTACGTCTGCAATTTCAACAGTATCTACTGAGAAAATTGAAGCTTTTGTACCTTCAACAAGTATTGATAATATACTTCAAGGTCAAGCGGCAGGTGTTCAGGTAACTGCCTCTAATGGTAGACCAGGTAACACGGCGTTTGTTCAAATTCGTGGAGTAGGTTCTATTAATGCTCAAACGACTCCTTTATATGTTATTGATGGAGTTCCAATTCCTATTGATACAGAAAGAGATTTTAATCCTATTAGTAACTTAAACCCAAGTGATATAGAAACTTTTTCTATATTAAAAGATGCGGCAACAGTTTCTAAATATGGTTCTCGTGGTGCAAATGGTGTAATTTTAATTACAACTAAAAAAGGTAAATCTGGTGATGCACAAATTAAATTTTCATCATCTTACGGTTTTGGTGAAATGATTCCTGATAATTACGATATCATGAATGCTTCTCAAAAATTAGAATTAGAGCGTCAGTATGCTGCTTTAGGTGTTGGAGCTGCTTCTAGTTTGCCAGGGGCTACTTCTACGCCTGCTGAATTAGCAAGGTTAGTTTCTTTAGATACAGACTGGAGAGAAGCTTTACTTAGAAAATCAGTTATTCAATCAAATAACTTTTCTATTTCAGGTGGAGATGAGAAATTGACATACTATATGTCTTTAGGTTATGACAAAAACTCAGGTATTATTGATAATATTGATGGTTTTGAAAGAATATCATCTCGTTTAAATACAAATTATCAAGCTAAAGACTGGTTAAATATTGGAATGAATGTTTCTGTTTCTCGTAGTACTACAGATTTACCAAGAGATAGAAATAATGTTCAGAACCCTTTTAGAGCTATGTACTCTTATAATCCTTATGAGCCTTTGTTTTTAACTAATAACGATGGTAGCATTGTTACAGATGATCAAGGAGATCAAGTATACAATCCAACAAGTCAAGGGTTTCCAATTGCTTTAGCATTACAAACAGAGCCTGAGGATACTAGAAACTTATTATTGATAGGTAATATTTCTGCAGGAATGACTTTTTCTGATAAATTCAGTAACAACTTCAGTGTTGGTTTAATTAACAATAGATACAACAGAACATCTCGTTCAATATCTGGTGGAGTATTAAACTCAATTGTTGGTTCGGCAGCTTTTCCTGGAACACAAACAGATGAATCTATTGTAGATTTTGAATACAATGTAAACAACATATTTACTTATAGTGATACATTTAATGGTTTACATAACTTATCTACAAGTTTCTTATTAGAATATAACGAAAATATATCTACAGATTTATTTGCGTCAGGTAGAGGTTTTCCTTCACCAAGTATTCCATACTTAGATGTAGCTGCAGAGCCTACAGCAGTTGGTTCTACAGAATCTAGAAGAATTTTATTCTCTCAAGGTTTATTTGTTGATTACGATTATGATGGTAAATATATTGTTTCAGGATCTGTAAGACGTGATGGTTCTTCTAGATTTGGACCAGATAATAAATTTGGATATTTTTATAGTGGTAGTGCAGCATGGAATATTTCTAACGAAAGTTTTATGGAAAATTCTATTTTCAATACACTTAAGTTAAGAGCTTCTTATGGTACTTCGGGTAACCAGAATATTGGTGATTTCAACTATTTGAATTTACTTGATTTTGCTAATACATATAATGGACAGACTACTGCATTACCTGTAGGAGTAGGTAACCCTCAAATACAATGGGAATCTCAAGCTATTTTTGATGTTGGTGTTGAATTTGGTTTATTTAACAATAGACTTAATGGTGTTGTAGATTACTTTAAGAAAAATTCAGATGAATTACTTTTAGATCGTCCTATCTCTAATACTGTTGGTGATGAAAATAATTCAATTTTTTCTAACATTGGGGAAATTGAAAACTCAGGTATTGAAGTTTCTTTAAGTGGAGATGTTATTAGAACAGAAAACTTTAAATGGACACTTGGTGGTAACATTACTTTTATTGACAATAAAGTTATTGCATTGGTTGATGGTGAAGACATCATAACAGGTACATTTGGAGATAATATATTAAGAGTAGGCGAAGAAATTAATTCGTATTACGCTGTAGAGTATGCTGGAGTAAACCCTGCAAATGGTGAGCCATTATATTACGATTTAGATGGTAATATCACAAACGAATACAGTACTTCTTTTCAACAAATTCAAGAAGGAAAATCGCCAATTGCAAATATTGAAGGTGGTTTTTATTCAGCATTTTCTTATAAAGGTTTTGGCCTTAGAACTGATTTTGTTTTTAAAGGAGGAAACTACATTTATAACAATCAACTTCAATCAGGTGTTGCAATAGGTAGTATTAATGCAAACCAAAGAGTTGATGCTTTTAATTACTGGAAGCAACCAGGTGATACAAATGTTTTACCTAGTCCTTTATTTCAAGGTGAAGCAGATCAGACTTCAACTAGATTTTTAGAGAAAGGTGATTACTTAAGATTACGTACTCTTACATTAGATTATAACATGCCTAGAAAAGCTTTTGAGAATATAGGTTTGAACTCTGTTAGATTTTCTTTATCAGGTCAAAATATATTCACAATAACTAATTTCAGTGGAGATCCAGAAGTTGGTATTGGTTCGGCAGAATCAGGTGAGCCAGGAGATGTTGGTTTTGTACCAGGATCATTTAATCTATTTAGCTATCCAAACACAAGATCATTTACATTTGGAATTGAAGTAGGATTTTAA
- a CDS encoding RagB/SusD family nutrient uptake outer membrane protein, producing the protein MKNNIKLLVLLFSFGFFSSCNDELNDLQPFVEGNPETFFNSVSAFQNGVDGAYRQLWNYYSDTGSGLQGIPDILSDNVILAQTGRNSNSDYYNYRYTPATGGAISLYWSEAYEAVNVANLVIGQIDNLGDGADKDNILGQALAIRALAHFDLVRVYGKIPTQSADANASLGVVYIKVEDGDTLDPFAEPARETVASNYTEIIGDLERAVQLIGDDNGQGKLNVDGVYGLLSRVYLYNGEFQKAIDAADSVSVPLATAEELEDLYTDSNEAGIVVKLAINTSVESAGNNVGVLYSQTTETADVLEFAFDFDFFNGFDANDQRLAIISYIGENTGNQYNAISKFLGEAGEVNGRVDVKVMRAEEVLLNKAEAQYELGQDALSTLNELRDLRFVSYAGGETGQALEDAIQYNRRAELAFEGHRFFDLKRRGEPVMRSTMGDFINGGGTSPDFPTLAADNFRFQLPIPIAEINSNQNMVQNPGY; encoded by the coding sequence ATGAAAAATAACATAAAATTATTAGTTCTTTTATTTTCGTTCGGATTTTTTTCGTCCTGTAACGATGAGTTAAATGACTTACAACCTTTTGTCGAAGGAAATCCAGAAACATTTTTTAATAGCGTATCTGCTTTTCAAAATGGTGTAGATGGTGCTTATAGACAATTATGGAACTATTATTCTGATACGGGTTCTGGCTTACAGGGTATTCCTGATATTTTATCTGATAATGTAATTCTTGCACAAACAGGTAGAAATTCTAATAGTGATTATTATAACTATAGATATACACCAGCTACAGGTGGTGCTATTTCTTTATATTGGAGTGAGGCTTATGAGGCAGTTAATGTCGCGAACTTAGTTATTGGTCAAATAGATAATTTAGGAGATGGTGCTGATAAAGATAATATTTTAGGTCAGGCATTAGCAATTAGAGCTTTAGCTCATTTTGATCTTGTTAGGGTATATGGAAAAATACCTACACAATCTGCAGATGCAAATGCTTCTTTAGGAGTTGTTTATATCAAAGTTGAAGATGGTGATACTTTAGATCCTTTTGCAGAACCTGCAAGAGAAACTGTTGCTAGTAACTATACTGAGATTATTGGTGACTTAGAAAGAGCTGTTCAGTTAATTGGAGATGACAATGGTCAAGGTAAATTAAATGTTGACGGTGTCTATGGTTTACTTTCTAGAGTATACCTTTATAATGGTGAATTCCAAAAAGCAATTGATGCTGCTGATAGTGTAAGCGTTCCATTGGCTACAGCAGAAGAATTAGAAGATCTTTATACAGATAGTAATGAAGCAGGTATAGTTGTTAAATTAGCTATTAATACTTCTGTTGAAAGTGCAGGTAATAATGTAGGAGTTTTGTATAGTCAAACAACTGAAACTGCAGATGTTTTAGAGTTTGCATTTGATTTTGATTTTTTCAACGGTTTTGATGCAAATGATCAAAGATTAGCTATTATCTCTTATATAGGTGAAAATACAGGAAATCAATACAATGCTATCTCTAAATTTTTAGGTGAAGCAGGTGAGGTTAATGGTCGTGTTGATGTTAAAGTAATGCGTGCTGAAGAGGTTTTACTTAACAAAGCTGAAGCTCAGTACGAATTGGGTCAAGATGCATTATCAACGTTAAACGAACTTAGAGATTTAAGATTTGTTTCTTATGCAGGTGGTGAAACTGGTCAAGCTCTTGAAGATGCTATCCAATACAACCGTAGAGCAGAATTAGCTTTTGAAGGTCATAGATTTTTTGATTTAAAACGTAGAGGAGAGCCAGTTATGCGTTCTACAATGGGTGATTTTATTAATGGCGGTGGAACATCTCCAGATTTCCCAACATTAGCGGCAGACAACTTCAGATTTCAATTGCCGATTCCTATTGCGGAGATTAATTCTAATCAAAATATGGTTCAAAATCCTGGATACTAA
- the lysS gene encoding lysine--tRNA ligase, whose protein sequence is MQLSEQEVIRREKLTKLRELGINPYPAALYPVDTTSKSIKTDYKDGKKVIVAGRLMRKKIQGKASFAELQDSEGRVQLYFNRDEICTEDDHSKYNDIFKKLIDLGDIIGVEGELFTTQVGEKTVLVKDFTILSKALRPLPLPKVDPDGKIHDEFNDPELRYRQRYVDLIVNPSVKETFIKRTKITNSIRQFFNDREYLEVETPILQPIPGGASARPFLTHHNALNIPLYLRIANELYLKRLIVGGFDGVYEFSKDFRNEGMDRTHNPEFTVMELYVAYKDYNWMMDMTEQLLEKISVDANGKSKIQVGDNEIEFKAPYPRVPILDAIKEHTGYDVAGLGEVELREVGKKLGLEVDDTMGVGKLIDEIFGEKCEHLYVQPTFITDYPKEMSPLTKEHRDNPALTERFELMVNGKELANCYSELNDAIDQRERFEEQLKLSAKGDDEAMFIDQDFIRALEYGMPPTAGIGIGIDRLVMLMTNNASIQEVLFFPQMRPEKKALDLSDNEKIIFEILKKNTQMPLAELKEASGLSNKAWDKSLKGLGKLGVTKVTKTDDDLIVELQD, encoded by the coding sequence ATGCAACTGTCAGAACAAGAGGTAATCAGAAGAGAGAAATTAACCAAGTTACGCGAATTAGGTATAAACCCTTACCCTGCGGCTTTGTATCCTGTAGATACTACATCAAAAAGTATAAAAACAGATTATAAAGATGGTAAAAAAGTAATTGTTGCAGGTAGGTTAATGCGAAAGAAAATACAAGGCAAAGCATCTTTTGCTGAATTACAAGACAGTGAAGGTCGTGTGCAATTGTATTTTAATAGAGATGAGATCTGTACTGAAGATGACCATTCTAAATATAACGACATTTTTAAAAAGCTAATCGATCTTGGTGATATTATTGGTGTAGAAGGAGAGTTATTCACTACTCAAGTAGGTGAAAAGACTGTTCTTGTAAAAGATTTTACAATTTTGTCTAAAGCACTAAGACCTTTACCTCTTCCAAAAGTAGACCCTGATGGAAAAATACACGATGAATTTAACGACCCTGAATTACGTTACCGTCAGCGTTATGTAGATTTAATAGTAAACCCTTCTGTTAAAGAAACATTTATTAAAAGAACCAAAATAACGAATAGTATCAGACAGTTTTTTAATGACAGAGAATATCTTGAAGTTGAAACTCCAATTTTACAACCAATACCAGGTGGAGCATCTGCGAGACCTTTTTTAACACACCATAACGCACTAAATATTCCGTTATACTTACGTATTGCAAATGAGCTTTATTTAAAGCGTCTAATTGTTGGTGGTTTTGATGGTGTTTATGAATTTTCTAAAGACTTTAGAAACGAAGGTATGGACCGCACCCATAACCCTGAATTTACTGTTATGGAATTGTATGTTGCTTATAAAGACTACAATTGGATGATGGATATGACAGAGCAACTACTAGAGAAAATATCTGTAGATGCTAATGGAAAATCTAAGATACAAGTTGGTGATAACGAAATTGAATTTAAAGCACCATACCCAAGAGTTCCTATTTTAGATGCTATTAAAGAACATACTGGTTATGATGTTGCTGGTTTAGGGGAAGTGGAATTAAGAGAAGTTGGTAAAAAATTAGGTCTTGAAGTAGATGATACTATGGGTGTAGGAAAGCTTATAGATGAAATTTTTGGTGAAAAATGTGAACATTTATATGTACAACCAACATTTATAACTGATTACCCTAAAGAAATGAGCCCCTTAACCAAAGAGCACAGAGATAACCCAGCTCTAACAGAGCGCTTTGAACTTATGGTAAACGGTAAAGAGTTAGCTAATTGCTACTCAGAGCTTAATGATGCTATAGACCAAAGAGAACGTTTTGAAGAGCAATTAAAATTATCTGCTAAAGGTGACGATGAGGCTATGTTCATTGACCAAGATTTTATTCGTGCATTAGAATACGGAATGCCACCAACAGCAGGTATTGGTATTGGTATTGATCGTTTGGTAATGTTAATGACCAACAACGCTTCAATTCAAGAAGTATTATTCTTCCCTCAAATGAGGCCAGAGAAAAAAGCCTTAGATTTATCTGATAACGAAAAAATAATATTTGAAATTCTTAAAAAGAATACACAAATGCCTCTTGCAGAATTAAAAGAAGCTTCTGGCTTGAGCAATAAAGCTTGGGATAAAAGTTTAAAAGGATTAGGTAAACTAGGTGTTACAAAAGTTACGAAAACTGATGACGATTTAATTGTAGAATTGCAAGACTAA
- a CDS encoding ribonuclease HII, translated as MKFKILTFILILFFSCKKEETKTSSQLDYIPQNASIIIKINDFDLFKSELKNNNFLKEYKQTKHFAELKGKVNLFDYLKPEEESIISIIEVGKESFEFLLKTKTSIKLLDLNEATNKTIEELTYENYSYNKITLNSETFYSYILNESVFITSSQLLIENLIRTKEIPEVNSDLKKLYNTSNKTKPAVIFINSLNSNSITSSLLNENSAFKLSDFSDWVSLDLLTEQNEFKLSGISNSNSSTKFISLFENVKPLKNNTPLYAPINSEAIASFTFDNFDEFHKNNQKYLELKATKDTVFNSAQEIGIIYTNNKKSVILESYNTDHITEYLTLFSNKDSSYQGNDILSLNKKDLLIAFESILPDFETNYYSVIENTIVFSEDIETLQNIISSYKNEATFEKSSIYNTSKKSIVDESNILLIASPKAIEDFINDDFKSSISNDIKSIDFANQILIGQVVSDHNFAHTSIILKKEISQSEVNMTTPLFTVRLDSDIATQPQFVTNYRTRKKEIIVQDQDNNLYLISTEGKVLWKKQLDGKVQGKIEQVDIYKNGRLQFAFTTENSFLILDRNGKTVEPFNIQFDGGDLKELAVFDYENNKDYRFLITQNKQLKMYDNKGEIVNGFNFKDASSPITSTPKHFRIQKKDYIAFSLKDGTLKILSRVGSDRIQVKEKMNFSGNSIFKYKNKISTTDSAGVLHQVDQNGAITKSDFKLNKDHGLYTTSNTLVTMNDNVISIKGKKTELELGLYSKPIIFYINNKIYVSVTDIQNQKIYLFDSNSNPIQNFPIYGNSLIDLADINNDKKLELVAKDLENSLIVYKIN; from the coding sequence ATGAAGTTTAAAATACTCACCTTTATTCTAATTTTATTTTTCAGCTGTAAAAAAGAAGAAACTAAAACAAGCTCTCAACTAGATTATATACCACAAAATGCATCAATCATTATAAAAATTAATGATTTTGATTTATTTAAAAGTGAGTTAAAAAACAATAACTTTTTAAAAGAATATAAACAAACAAAGCACTTTGCGGAACTAAAAGGTAAAGTAAATTTGTTTGATTATTTAAAACCCGAAGAAGAAAGTATTATTTCGATAATTGAAGTTGGCAAAGAAAGTTTTGAATTTCTTTTAAAAACTAAGACCTCAATAAAGTTACTTGATTTAAATGAAGCAACTAATAAAACTATTGAAGAACTTACATATGAAAATTATAGTTACAATAAAATAACCCTTAACTCAGAAACTTTTTATAGTTATATATTAAACGAATCGGTTTTTATTACATCTTCTCAATTATTAATAGAAAATTTAATACGAACTAAAGAAATACCTGAAGTTAATAGTGATTTAAAAAAACTTTACAACACTTCTAATAAAACTAAACCTGCTGTGATTTTCATAAACAGCTTGAATAGCAATTCTATAACATCATCTTTATTAAATGAAAATTCAGCATTCAAGCTTTCAGATTTTTCTGACTGGGTTTCTTTAGACCTCTTAACTGAACAAAATGAATTTAAGCTTTCTGGTATATCTAACTCTAATTCTTCTACTAAGTTTATAAGCTTATTTGAGAACGTTAAACCCTTAAAAAACAATACTCCTTTATATGCTCCTATAAACTCAGAAGCAATAGCCTCGTTCACTTTTGATAATTTTGACGAATTTCACAAAAACAACCAAAAGTATTTAGAGCTTAAAGCTACTAAAGACACTGTTTTTAACAGTGCTCAAGAAATAGGAATAATATATACAAATAATAAAAAAAGTGTTATTCTTGAATCCTACAACACAGACCACATTACAGAGTACTTAACTCTTTTTTCTAATAAAGACTCAAGCTACCAAGGCAATGATATATTAAGCTTAAATAAAAAAGATCTTTTAATTGCTTTTGAATCTATTCTGCCTGATTTTGAAACTAATTACTATTCCGTTATAGAAAACACTATAGTTTTCTCAGAAGATATTGAAACTCTTCAAAACATCATAAGCAGTTATAAAAACGAAGCTACTTTTGAAAAATCATCAATCTACAATACAAGTAAAAAAAGTATTGTAGATGAGTCAAACATTTTATTAATTGCTTCCCCTAAAGCCATCGAAGACTTCATTAACGATGATTTTAAAAGCTCAATTTCTAACGACATAAAATCCATTGATTTTGCTAACCAAATATTGATTGGACAAGTTGTTAGTGATCATAACTTTGCCCATACTAGCATTATTCTAAAAAAAGAAATATCTCAAAGTGAGGTTAATATGACTACACCACTATTTACCGTACGATTAGATAGTGATATAGCCACCCAACCACAGTTTGTAACCAACTACAGAACTCGCAAAAAAGAAATAATAGTTCAAGATCAAGACAACAACCTATATCTTATATCTACAGAAGGGAAAGTACTTTGGAAAAAGCAACTGGATGGTAAGGTACAAGGAAAAATTGAACAGGTAGATATTTACAAAAATGGAAGACTACAATTTGCGTTTACCACTGAAAACTCTTTTTTAATTTTAGATAGAAATGGAAAAACTGTAGAGCCATTCAATATACAATTTGATGGAGGTGATTTAAAAGAATTAGCTGTTTTTGATTATGAAAACAACAAAGATTATAGATTTTTAATTACTCAAAACAAGCAGTTGAAAATGTATGACAATAAAGGTGAAATTGTTAATGGATTCAATTTTAAAGATGCTAGCAGCCCTATTACAAGCACTCCTAAGCATTTTAGAATTCAGAAAAAAGATTACATCGCATTTTCTTTAAAAGATGGTACACTTAAAATTTTAAGTAGAGTCGGATCTGACCGCATACAAGTAAAAGAAAAGATGAACTTTTCTGGAAATTCAATTTTCAAGTATAAAAATAAAATTTCAACAACAGATTCCGCAGGTGTTTTACACCAAGTAGATCAAAATGGAGCAATTACTAAAAGTGATTTTAAACTAAATAAAGACCACGGTTTATACACTACAAGTAACACCTTAGTAACCATGAATGATAATGTTATATCTATTAAAGGAAAAAAGACTGAACTAGAATTAGGACTTTATTCTAAACCCATAATATTTTATATAAACAATAAAATATATGTTAGTGTAACTGATATTCAAAATCAGAAAATTTATCTTTTTGATAGCAATTCTAATCCCATTCAAAATTTCCCGATTTATGGAAACTCTTTGATAGATTTAGCTGATATTAATAACGACAAAAAGCTTGAACTTGTGGCTAAAGATTTAGAAAATTCATTAATAGTCTACAAAATCAATTAA
- a CDS encoding YqaE/Pmp3 family membrane protein: MSIWRVILAILFPPLAVIGKGCGSIIIVFLLTLCGWVPGVIAALVILNNPD; the protein is encoded by the coding sequence ATGAGTATTTGGAGAGTTATATTAGCTATTTTATTTCCCCCTTTAGCGGTTATAGGTAAAGGCTGCGGATCTATAATTATTGTGTTTTTACTAACCCTTTGTGGTTGGGTGCCTGGAGTTATTGCAGCGCTAGTAATTTTAAATAACCCAGATTAA
- the lipB gene encoding lipoyl(octanoyl) transferase LipB, translating into MNKKVILKDLGLKDYKETWDYQESLFKSVVDLKIKNRREELSIDTPNYFLFVEHPHVYTLGKSGSIENLLIDEAQLKAKGATFYKINRGGDITYHGPGQIVGYPILDLDNFFTDIHKYLRFLEEVVILTLLEYGIKAERSNGETGVWLDVGTPFARKICAMGVRASRWVTMHGFALNINADLGYFDLMIPCGIKDKAVTSLNVELGKDVVDMEEVKEKLKKHFATLFKATFIKKETEV; encoded by the coding sequence ATGAATAAGAAAGTCATTTTAAAAGATTTAGGTCTAAAAGATTACAAAGAGACTTGGGATTATCAAGAAAGCCTTTTTAAGTCTGTTGTTGATTTGAAAATTAAGAATAGAAGGGAAGAGCTATCAATTGATACGCCTAATTATTTTCTATTTGTAGAACACCCTCATGTATATACTTTAGGTAAAAGTGGATCTATTGAAAATTTATTAATAGATGAAGCTCAGCTAAAAGCTAAAGGAGCTACCTTTTATAAAATAAATAGAGGCGGAGATATTACCTATCACGGCCCAGGGCAAATAGTTGGCTATCCTATTTTAGATTTAGATAATTTTTTTACTGATATTCATAAATACCTTCGTTTTTTAGAAGAAGTAGTGATTCTTACACTTTTAGAGTACGGTATTAAAGCTGAAAGATCAAATGGTGAAACAGGTGTTTGGTTAGATGTTGGTACTCCGTTTGCTCGCAAAATTTGTGCAATGGGAGTTCGAGCTAGCAGGTGGGTTACTATGCACGGCTTTGCTTTAAATATAAATGCAGATTTAGGTTATTTTGATTTAATGATTCCGTGTGGGATTAAAGATAAAGCGGTAACCTCATTAAATGTAGAACTAGGTAAGGATGTTGTAGATATGGAAGAGGTTAAAGAAAAGTTGAAAAAACATTTTGCAACTCTTTTTAAAGCAACGTTTATAAAAAAAGAAACCGAAGTTTAA
- a CDS encoding DUF1735 domain-containing protein, translating to MKKYILILSVLFAFISCEEESIVFDKENGQTGVSFATTSYNLTIPSEGVAIEIPVNVTTVSSSDRTFNVSIDDSSVGASENYALASTVTIPAGAYSAVLAVSLNFEPLVDEEVYSLVLNLTPIEGGVAFDETATITYFKELPCNDIVVTVNTDAFGSETSWEITDASGAVVATDGPFSDAVETVTKEVFLEDGCYTFTIFDSFGDGQSDGTVTGNYTITCSVLNIIDGGGAFGASESKEFCINQ from the coding sequence ATGAAAAAATATATATTAATATTATCTGTGCTATTTGCTTTTATCTCTTGTGAAGAGGAGTCAATAGTATTTGATAAAGAAAATGGGCAAACGGGTGTTTCCTTTGCAACAACTAGTTATAATCTTACAATACCTTCAGAAGGTGTAGCAATTGAAATTCCAGTAAATGTTACTACTGTTTCAAGTTCAGATAGAACTTTTAATGTTTCAATTGATGATTCATCTGTTGGGGCATCTGAAAATTATGCTTTAGCTTCTACGGTTACTATACCAGCAGGTGCTTATTCAGCTGTATTGGCAGTTTCACTTAATTTTGAGCCGTTAGTAGATGAAGAAGTTTATTCATTAGTGCTAAATCTTACCCCTATTGAAGGTGGTGTTGCTTTTGATGAAACGGCAACTATTACGTATTTTAAAGAATTACCTTGTAATGATATTGTAGTTACTGTTAATACAGATGCTTTTGGAAGTGAAACTTCATGGGAAATTACTGATGCATCAGGAGCTGTTGTTGCTACTGATGGTCCATTTTCTGATGCTGTTGAAACGGTTACTAAAGAAGTGTTTTTAGAAGATGGTTGTTATACATTTACTATTTTTGATTCATTCGGTGATGGTCAATCTGATGGTACAGTTACTGGTAATTATACAATTACATGTTCTGTTTTAAATATTATAGACGGAGGTGGTGCATTTGGTGCATCAGAATCTAAAGAGTTTTGTATAAACCAATAA
- a CDS encoding ribonuclease HII, producing MLEKCFFLPLEIGTDEAGRGCLAGPVTAAAIILPEDFKNDILNDSKKLSEVKRNILRPILENDAISYAVSHINPEKIDEINILNASILAMHKAIDQLNSDATHIIVDGNRFKQYKKHTHECIVKGDGKYLSIAAASILAKTYRDEIMNMLHEEHPMYNWKQNKGYPTKEHREAIRKYGVTKYHRKSFRQLPEQLKLNI from the coding sequence ATGCTTGAAAAGTGCTTTTTTTTACCTCTTGAAATAGGAACCGATGAAGCTGGCAGAGGTTGTTTGGCTGGACCCGTTACCGCTGCTGCAATAATTCTTCCTGAAGATTTTAAAAATGATATTTTAAATGATTCTAAAAAATTATCTGAAGTAAAAAGAAATATTCTTCGACCTATTTTAGAAAACGACGCTATTAGCTATGCCGTTTCTCATATCAATCCAGAAAAAATAGATGAAATAAATATATTAAACGCTTCTATTTTAGCGATGCACAAAGCTATTGATCAATTAAATTCTGACGCTACCCATATTATTGTTGATGGTAATAGATTCAAGCAATACAAAAAACATACTCACGAGTGCATTGTTAAAGGTGATGGAAAATATCTAAGTATTGCTGCTGCTTCTATTTTAGCAAAAACATATAGAGATGAAATTATGAATATGCTACATGAAGAACATCCTATGTATAACTGGAAACAAAATAAAGGATACCCAACTAAAGAACACCGAGAAGCTATTCGGAAGTATGGAGTCACAAAATACCATAGAAAAAGTTTCAGACAGCTACCCGAACAATTAAAATTAAATATATAA